The Helianthus annuus cultivar XRQ/B chromosome 15, HanXRQr2.0-SUNRISE, whole genome shotgun sequence genomic sequence TcgattttctttttctaatttaattttaaataacattctattttataaatttaaatatatacacaatataaaataaatattattaaagtaatttggtttatattaaataaatgtaaaagCAGGAAATAATATGGATGGTAAGGTGGAGATTTTTATAGGTTTGTTGTTTTGGAAAAGGTTGGGGTTTTTAATAGAGATGTGAAATCCGATGTGGCATGTTGAGATAAAGGTTTATGGAGGTTTGTAAGGTTCCGTGCTGTAGAAGCAAAATCTGATGTGGCATGAGTAAAGGTTTATGGAGGTTTGTAAGGTTTAGTGTTGTTGTAGAAGCTCTAACTAATTATATTCTTTCTTCATCCCTTTCATAGATAGAACTTTCCATGTcaatgaggtggtggtggagtggtaagggagagacttgGTGTTCTAAGGGACCTAAGTTCAATTCCTGTTCTCCCCGTTATTTTCTGCAGCACATGTTGATGATgagagactaggcgagtaggcggagATCGCTAGTTcaatccttgaactgagcgggttttatcTTACCGcattgtcgtgccttcgggcgagtgttcattGGTTTCGGCCCTAGGTGAGAGTTTTCCCTAGTTCGGAGGCAAGTGTATCCAGATGTGGTGAATTTCGAACTTTCTCTCTCTCACGGATAACCAACTATTCTAACAGTTATGAACCGAGAGGACCAACCGAGTAACAACATAACAGGCGGGTTTCGGTTTTTATTCAGTCCCAATTTCAGGTAAACACAAAATCCACTCAGCCCTAGATGATGTTACTGTATACTCTATATGTTTTATATGCTTAAGATCAGTGATACCTAAGATCCCTATTATGAACCAAACAATGAATGCAGTAATGATCATATGAGCATGACTATGAACATAAATATAAATGAGAACATGCACCAAGACTAGTGTACATGAAGATCAATCACACTAGGGTGCTTGCTCAGATTCAATGGCACATTGCTTATGCTTGTTTTATGTGTACTGCTTCTGTGTTGGTCAATTTGCTTTTGTGCTCGTTAATTAACATCACCCATAATGAGCTCGTTTAAATTTCAAGCCAAACCGAGTTGCCTCATATAATTTTGAAGGTATTGATAGATCGCTAAATatatacacaataaaaaaaaatggtcaaaaaaaaatagtaataaACACCTTTTCCATTGTTCCGTTCCATTCTTCCAATCTTTCACAATTACAGTAACAAAAACAAACAATTAGCATAGATGCTCATCAAAAATCTAAACCATTTTAATGTAAACAACTTTAATAAGATGCTCCACCCATCAAGAGTAGAATTTAGTACCTTTTTAGCAAAATCAAACCTCCTCCATTCAAACAAGATGCCAATGTTATCTTCTCCCATCATAATTCAAATAATGAGGTAGGAACTTTACCATTAatgtttaattttaaaaaatcaaCTCAATATATTCTCACGTATAAATCCCAATTAAATGGAACCAACGGTTCAACACCCAAAACTTTCCAAGATACTAAATGAATGAACATAGGTGATTATGCAACTTTTTTGTGTATTACATAAGCTTTTAGCTTACGTAAGTCTACTAAGTCAAAAAATAATGTACAAAATTTTAATGCATAAAAACACTCATGATATAATAAGCGTCCGCCTTGGCCTATAAAATCCCTAAAAAATGTGGCTTAAAATATCCTAAAAAATGTGATTTTCTTCCGCTTCCTTACACTGTACCTTACAGATTGTTCCCAAGTTGAATAATTCAGTCTAATTTTCCTTACATTttcttccttaaatgaaactcgggaacacaaTATGTTTGATTTTCTTTTCTTAAACATAACTTTGAAACACAAAATATTTACTTTCTTTCCATTTCCTTTATTTCGTTAGTGAACTTTAGTAATGAGTGTTacgggctgtttggcaacatctaaatgattaagtgctaaaccagtaagagatctgaaccattaaatattgaaccagtaagaggtctaaaccattaagagcctgtataatgtttaaccgtttaTAGGCAAATGTCGGACCAATTCatattagaggtcttaaccattcaaacactgtataaatcttaaccattcagagacaaatgtctgaaccattcaaacatctgcttgtgaaacaaaaagtctaaaccattaagtgcttaaccagtaagaggtctgaaccatcaagagtctcattaagaggtaaacaaacagccctaTAGTGTGCTTAACAGGAGCAAAGGTTAGAAGGGGCCCGCGGGGGGAGGGGGGACGAACTTTTCACTCaatagtgttatgtatgtagcttttgtatataaatttttgagtatatacgtttccacccccggttctatagaaatttttagaTATATACGTCTTCAACCTCCAGATCTTAAGCTTCCCCCAAAACAGTTCCTTGACCCCATACAGATCGATAGAAACACTATTTTGCAAAGAAAGCGCTTGCAACAATTTTAGCAAAAGCTCTTTATGTGCACAAAGTAGACAATTGAAAAAAATTGGATGGACCCAAACCTCGAACCCCAAAAGACCCTTTTGTTACAGTTTGTGCAGACAACAGTAAAAAGAAACAAACCCCATCATAAAGCATTTATCAGCCATTTGTGCAAACTGCACAAAAGAGTCCCCACATTTGACCACATGACATATGACAATTCAATAACTAAACAATCAGAAAGATCTTTATCTTTATTCTTTATAGTACCAATTAATTTCATATTTCATTAATTGTTCATGGATTCTCATACAGTCCATATAGTTAACAGTTGCATACATGAACCATAAATTTGTTAGAAATAACTTTAACTTGAATTAAAAGATCACAACACATAACTCATAATCCATAAAACCTAAATTAACATCATATCATTCATAATTCATAACTAAAGCATCAAAAACCCAACAACAAAAACCTCATAATAAAACCAACCATAGTCTTCTTTCATCAACAAAgaaaccaaaataaaaaaaactaaaagcaaATGTGAAAAGACACATTTACCCTTAATCATCCACCATCAACTTAAACCAGATCTAACGGTTGCTACTGTTAGGGCACTCTCTAGAGAAATGCCCTTcttcaccacagttatagcaaccgccgccgccgccaccacggCTCCCACCGTAACCACCGCCACGGCCGCCTCCGCCGCCCCCACCGCCGTacctaccaccaccacctcctccaccgtTCTCAGTACAATCCCTAGCCATATGCCCGTTCTCACCACACTTATAACAACCATTTCCACCGCCGCCACGTCCTCCACGGCTACCACCGTTATAACCGCCACCTCCGCCGTAGCGATCACCACCGCCTCCACCGTAACGATCTCCACCACCTCCGTAACgatcaccaccgccgccaccgccGCCACGTGTGCTTCCTTGAACCGGACCTTCATTCGGACCGGTGACGTCAGCGGCCTTAGTACGGCCATCGGAGCCTTGCTCAATCAGATACTCCACCGCCTCGCCGTCGCCGAGGCTGCGGAAACCGTCGGTCCTGATCGACGACTGGTGAACGAAAAGCTCTTCGCCGCCGTCTTCAGGAGTGATGAAACCGAAGCCTTTGGTGTCGTTGAACCATTTCACGGTGCCGGATTTCCTGCCGCCGTCAACCTCCATTTTTTTTGAATCGGAAACCCTAGAGAATGAAAACCCCCAAATTGAGGAGAGAGGAAACCCTAatttgtttctctctctagattggTGGTTTTTTGTTTTGAGATCATGGGCGGTTATATAGAAGAATTGGTTGCGTAGGGGTAGGATTGGAATTATGAAATGTTAATTAGAGAAAAGGTATGGAAGATATTTTCGTATAGGGAATATGATCTTGGgctttttgtgattttttgcGAGATCAACGGCTAAGATGATTTGTATTCATATCTatgatttaaaatttttaattGAAATTTCgtctttttaatatataggatAAAGTATAGTTgtctttatcttcaataattacaatcaTTATCTTTTATTTGAAAACCAATAATACTCTACACTCTTTAGACCGTGGGGTATAGTGAAGCTTGGGTTGGGGTTTGGGTTGAGCATTGGTTGATATGTGGAATTGGAGCTCCCCCACCGCCTGGTTACCTGTCCGCAGGGTATGGCGGGGCTTGAGTTGGGTGCACCGGTggcataaattaaaaaaaaatttacaaaaaatttataaaaaatcacacaacatttataaaaaaacccacaacttcattaaaatttaaaattacataatcctaaaaattacataatttataaaaattacaaaataaacctagagcgttaaataaatttcaaaaaggtcgatcttgtcgaacgcatttcgctccttgcctcgaaactctatgttcgccaccgccaccctgAAACGCCCATTTTCCACATTTGACATATAACGTAAACTTTATAcgaatttttggaaaaattttgacATGACCCGTTCGAAAATTGAACCTTTCCCCTGcttttaacaacatcattttaatTAAGTTCTACGACACTTTTCAAAACCACAAAGTTATGACCATAAGGTTCACCATGAACAATTTTGTACAAACTATACCAAAAGATTTAGAAATCCTAACTACTTACTAACATACTAGACACAATTTAATATCATATGACAAAACGAAATCTTTGACCCATTCATAATCAACAACATGAACCGGAAGCGTGCAAAAGGTCGACATTGTGTGTTCGGTCCGAGTGCGCCGCAATCAAGCATGAGATTTACCTAACATTCATAACAACAAACACTTGTTAGTTCGTAACACATAACAATTAAAATCCTTTAATTACATATTCTTTTTCAACCCGTTAACATAACATATTACCTTACTAACATCATTACTTTCATTCTAAAACATTCATCATTCCACTTTCCGATTCATTTGTGATGAATCGCCACATATCATATTCTTCAATATACTTACCCCATTTGACCCGTATGGTAAGTCGAATTCCTAAACAATCCAACTATCATTCTACTTAACATTCCAACCTATTAGACGGATCTTTTCAACTTTACCACAACTTGATCTTTCGGACATTTCTCCATACAAACTCTTTGCATTTATTCAATCATGATTCATAAAGGGAAATTATACTAAAATCATAGTACTAAATGGTATCATTCATAAATCTACAAATAGAGTAcataaagttcatatgaacttacccgATCTTGTGATACTTGTGTCTTTGAgtgacttgcgccttcttcctTCTTTGTGCCTATATGTCACAATCTCGTACTTTAGCTTTCTTTTAACATTAACTTCACAATCCTTATAGTATGTTATGGCGTTTACTAGTCACATACATCATTATCTTGAGAAAGTTGCATCATCTTAACAAGTATTCATGCAAAAGCCATAACtaaactcacttaggcattttgtcaaacacaTGGTGTGCATATCACTAGACTAGCATAACGTACAAGCATTTTAAGCACAACTTCCATAGTTCACTCCTTGAGTAAAATAAACATCCTACTATGTTAAAATCTATCATTCAAATCATGAGCATACAGTTTTAAATCAATATTCTTAACAATTTCATAAATCAACCATCAAATTAACATACAAAACttcacaattgttaaacattacttgacatgcaagtgggttttgccCTAACCTTGTTCATATTCGAATTTTAGCATCTAATGATATCTAGACCTTCTAACAACCATTAATCTTACTCAATTTTGTATTACATTCACGAATTACACAAAACCCACTtaatcaaacatcatcaaatcaCAAAAATTGACTTACTTGAGATCAAGAACACTTAGATAATCAAGATACTTGGGTCATGCATTCGATTTCTTCAATAATCTAGCTCTCAATTGAGGGAATTTAGTGATTTAGGGTTTTGTGAGGGAAGGAGTCCCCTCCTGGCTTCTCACGATCGCAGACCACACCAGACTTGtctggtttcttttttttttttcatgttttaacCTCGTTTTTACATATCTAGTCCCCCATCTTTTAAGCTCTATACACTTTACTCATTTCTAATTACTAACTTGGTAACTTAATGCATATATGGGGTTTTTGATTTGTTAAATGGTATAAATCTTAATAATATTCTAAATTTCATATTTACCCTTTCTTTTCGTCAATGTTTTGTGATGAAGCATTAAAACTCGTCACATAagaattttggggtgttacaagtctaccccccttaagaTTGTTTCGTCCACGAAACCAGAATACATACCGAATAACTCTGGGTAGTGCTTTAGCATATCATCCTCTGCTTCCCATGTGAGATCCGATCCCTTCCGATGTTGCCATTGAACCAACACTTGTCGAACGGATTTGTTGCGGAGTTGTTTTACTTTGAAGTCTTTTATCGCTACAGGCCTTTCAACATAATTCAATTTTTCATCTACTTCAATATCGTCTAAAGGCACATATGCAGTCTCATCTGCGAGGCATTTTCGCAGCTGCGACACGTGAAAGGTGTTATGAATCCCATCCAACGCGGGTGGTAATTCTAACCGATATGCCACCGCCCCAACCCGGGCGAgtattttgaatggcccaatgtaTCGAGGACCTAGCTTCCCGCGTTTACGAAAACGGATTATTCCTTTCCATGGAGAGACCTTTAATAACACAtgatctcccacttgaaattctattggtcgcTTTCGTCGATCCGCATAAGACTTTTTTCTATCTTGCGCTGCTTTTAATCTTGACCTAACCATATCAATCTTTTCATTCGTCTTGGTCACTACTTCTTTTGACGCGATCTCTCGTTGGCCCACTTCCCCCCAACAAACTGGGGTCCTACATTTCCTTCCATAAAGCATTTCGTAGGGGGCCATTCTTATGCTgttatgataactattattatatgagaactctacCAAAGGTAGATGATCATCCCAGCTTCCTCCGAAATCCATAACATACGCCCTTAACATATCGATTAATGTTTGAATTGTTCGTTCTGACTGACCATCGGTTTGCGGATGGTAAGCGGTGCTAATATGTAAATGGGTCCCCAATTCTTCATGAAACTTCCTCCAATAGCGCGATGTGAACCGGGTGTCCCGATCGGATACTATAGACACCGGAACCCCATGTCGGGATATAATCTCGTTCATATAGACTTCCGCCATCTTTTCTGAGTTATAATTTTCCcgaatgggtaggaaatgtgcgcTTTTGGTCAGTCGGTCAACGACCACCCATATTGCATCATGCCCATTTTTTTGTCTTGGGAAGCTTAGTCACCAAATCCATCGTTACAtgctcccacttccacaccgGGATCTCCAAGGGTTGCAATTTTCCATACGGATTTTGGTGTTCGGCCTTTACTTGAGAACATGTCGAACATTTCGCAACATATTTGACAATGTCTCTCTTCatccccggccaccaataattcaTTCTCAAGTCTCGATACATCTTTGTGGCCCCCAGATGAacggagtatcgagacttgtgagcctcattcaaCAGTAATTCTTTCACCTCGCAATACCGAGGTATCCAAATTCGATTGTACCTCGTTTTCATACCATTTGCATtctcttccaattcatgaataAACCCTTTCGTCCTTTCTTTCTTTGAGTCGACAGCTTTTAAAGATTTTGTTTGAGCGTCTCGAATCTCATCAAGGAGTTTAGGAGTGACTACCATCTTCATGGATTTTACCCGAATCGGGGGTGGGTATTCCTTTCGACTAAATGCGTCCGCCACTATATTAGCCTTCCCGGGATGGTAATGGATGTCGCAATCGTAATCCTTAATGAGTTCCAAccatcttcgttgcctcatattgagATCTTTCTGTTCGAAAAAATATTTGAGGCTTTTATGATCCGAGAAGATAGTACATTTCAccccataaaggtagtgcctccatattttcaaaGCAAACACGACTGTCGccaattctagatcatgagttgggTAATTGTTCTCATGCTGCTTGAGTTGTCTTgaggcataagcaatgaccttacCCTTTTGCATTAATACCCAACCTAGACCTTGGTGGGAGGCGTCAGTATACACTACTAATTCATCCGTTCCATCCGGTAGTGTCAACACCGGAGAATTTGAGAGCTTTTCTTTTAAAGTCTGAAACGCTTTTTCTTGTTCTTCACCCCATATAAACTTTTCATTCTTCTTTGTTAACTTCGTCATAGGAgaggctatcttggagaaatcttggataaatctcctgtagtaccCAGCCAAGCCTAGAAAACTTTTTATTTCGCTTGGATTCTTCGGGGGTACCCAATTCATTACCGCATCTACCTTGGACGGATCCACATGAACACCGTCCGCATCGATCACATGACCAAAAAATTGTACCTCTCTAAGCCAAAAggcacactttgagaactttgcatataaCTTTTCCTTGCGAAGCGTCTCCAATACATCACGTAAATGGGAAGCATGCTCTGCTTCACTGCGGGAGTATAttagaatatcgtcgatgaaaacgattacataCTTATCAAGCATATGTCGGCACACccgattcattaaatccataaacgcagctggtgcgttcgtcagcccaaaggACATTACTAAAAACTCGAAATGCCCGTATCGTGTTCGAAACGCGGTtttcggcacatcttcttctcGCACATGCAGTTGGTGATATCCCGAccgcaaatcaatttttgaaaaccaactcgccccttgtagctggtcaaaaAGGTCGTCAATTCTGGGCaacgggtatcgattcttcaccgttaacttgttcaactgtcgatagtcgatgcacattcgcatcgagccatctttcttcttcacaaataatacgggtgctccccatggtgaaacacttggtttaataaaacccttatcgagcaactcctgaagttgcgtcatcaattctttcatttcggtTGGGGCCAaccgataaggagctttagctaCCGGTTTTGTACCCGGGTTAAGCTCTATTTTGAATTCTACTTCTCGTTCAGGTGGGAGCCCTGGTAGGTCTTCCGGAAACACATCCGGATATTCATTCACCACGTTCACATCTTCAAGCTTTGGGACACCTCGATTAGTGTCAATCACATAAGATAGATAAGCTCTACCCCCGTTCCTCACGTGTTTGACAGCTTTGATTATGGAGCACAATTTCGGCTTGATGACCCTTTCCCCTTGAACACTTACCCGTTTCCCCCCCGAGGTTACTACATGAATGACTTTCTTTTCACATTGAATTTTAGCGTGGTTTTGGGctagccaatccattcctacaacCACTTTAAATTCCCCCATGTACATTGGAACTAGGTCTACACTAAATTCCTCATCTTCGATTATTATCTTACAGTTTTTTCAAATATCATGCAACAAATAGCTTTTACTATCAGCAACTTCGACCTCTAAGGGTATTGACATCTTTTCAAGCTTAAACGATGGGTGAGCTAACAATTCATTAGAAATGAACGACCTACTAGCCCcggaatcaaataaaacattcaTAGGCATAGAATTAACCAagaatatacctgaaaccacgTCCGGGCTAGCTTTGGCTTCATCCGAGGTTAACTGAAACATCCTCCCGCGAGCCTTGGGGGGCTCATCTTTCTTTCCATCTCTCTTTGCCCCTTGTTGGAGTTTCGGACATTCCGCTTTAACGTGCCCCGTTTCATTGCAATTATAACACGCCTTTGAGTTTTCGGGGCACCTATAAAATGGATGTCCCTCTCGTACACATTTGTAACATCCCTTCTTTCCCGATAAACATTCACCCGAATGATGCTTCCCACACGTCTTGCAAGTCGGAATTTCACTACTTGCTTTCCCTTTCTTGCTTTGGTCTTGATATCTTGCCTTTTTCGATGGGCTTGCGTTGGTAGGCTTCCCCGCTACCCTTTTTTCTCCCCGTTCAACCTGCCTTTTTATCTCAATTTCTCTGTCTCTTGCCCATTCAATTAGTTCATTTAACGTTGCACACTTGGAGGGATTTACAAATTCCCGATATTCAGCCTTTAACATAGCATGGTAATGTATAATCCTTTGCCTCTCAGTACCCGCTATCTCCTCACAGAACTTCACCCTCTCAAGGAACTTGTTTGTTATCTCGTCAATCGTTTCATCCTTCTGTCTGAGACGTAAGAAGTCTTCCTGAATCTTATCAATTGCGGATTGTGGACTATAGTATTTCAGAAATGACTCCTTGAATTCTTGCCATGTTAACGACTGTACTTTATCATCCCCCAATTCCTTCGAGTATGcgtc encodes the following:
- the LOC110913662 gene encoding uncharacterized protein LOC110913662 translates to MADMVNVNEDDEARRNEIRAMIVEEVKKAIEASVPRLAQEVEGQVLEIVNTSVTSKVEELKEMISELQVKKSFRRCTYKEFMVCNPLPYKGEVDPIACQRWVSSTEAVFTRSRCEVEDQVMFATGLLQLRAKDWWDAYSKELGDDKVQSLTWQEFKESFLKYYSPQSAIDKIQEDFLRLRQKDETIDEITNKFLERVKFCEEIAGTERQRIIHYHAMLKAEYREFVNPSKCATLNELIEWARDREIEIKRQVERGEKRVAGKPTNASPSKKARYQDQSKKGKASSEIPTCKTCGKHHSGECLSGKKGCYKCVREGHPFYRCPENSKACYNCNETGHVKAECPKLQQGAKRDGKKDEPPKARGRMFQLTSDEAKASPDVVSGIFLVNSMPMNVLFDSGASRSFISNELLAHPSFKLEKMSIPLEVEVADSKSYLLHDI
- the LOC110911558 gene encoding glycine-rich protein 2, with the translated sequence MEVDGGRKSGTVKWFNDTKGFGFITPEDGGEELFVHQSSIRTDGFRSLGDGEAVEYLIEQGSDGRTKAADVTGPNEGPVQGSTRGGGGGGGDRYGGGGDRYGGGGGDRYGGGGGYNGGSRGGRGGGGNGCYKCGENGHMARDCTENGGGGGGGRYGGGGGGGGRGGGYGGSRGGGGGGCYNCGEEGHFSRECPNSSNR